From one Gossypium hirsutum isolate 1008001.06 chromosome D08, Gossypium_hirsutum_v2.1, whole genome shotgun sequence genomic stretch:
- the LOC107928360 gene encoding ubiquitin carboxyl-terminal hydrolase 25 — protein MGIVELQMTWQPSLLSEKRKKGPPLGLRNLGNSCYLNSVLQCLTYTPPLANFCLRSQHSSSCDASASKKPRDCPFCILEAWITRSLTLDLTLDAPSKIQSCLKIFAEHFRFGLQEDAHEFLRYVIDACHNTCLRLKKLRLKGSEGGIEEAVNDNTVVKEIFGGALQSQVKCLGCGGASNKVDEIMDISLDILNSGSLKEAMHKFFQPEVLDGNNKYKCENCKKLMAARKQLSIRQAPNILVVQLKRFEGIFGGKINRPVTFKEVLVLSSFMCKASQDPRPEYSLFGTIVHSGSSPESGHYYAYIKEAMGRWYCCNDSFVSLSTLQEVLSEKVYILFFSRTNQRPGSLSTTFSSNGARPHVSNGSETSKVLKAVQLKPVQTKPFVEQFSQNDKVGKQSSTPRVKFNISEKSGPKKLPITVNGKVEFHKTQNITVNGVSKDSIHVDKNKKDMLPLMNRNVIDKSRKVDTGGSEKSQPFALTNGNSMKSDPFVVNGSSRMAVGVEVNNAHFDACDNSKQKKSEDSSDISEAKQKLEDSCDILGPHRKSEDSCNVLGSKRKWNCSFNFSGLKRKPEASCDILGPNREPKDSCGNSSLMTKLKDSCVNSEPNEKLRDCCDYSAVKKIEDFCDLSMLAGKSCLLFSRDVRSRAEVENMKEMLKKEASSVLRSCGWYYNVYNFMNLKKQSYALEIGNTLSGNDLEKKLIADAKASFIRQIPEPLKEELIKLIQCFSQRKLEHPIP, from the exons ATGGGAATTGTCGAGTTACAAATGACTTGGCAGCCGAGTCTACTCAGTGAAAAACGGAAGAAAGGCCCTCCTTTAGGCTTAAGAAACCTCGGCAACTCTTGCTACCTCAACAGCGTCCTTCAGTGCCTCACCTACACTCCGCCGCTCGCCAATTTCTGTCTCCGTTCCCAACACTCCTCCTCTTGCGACGCCTCCGCCTCTAAGAAACCCCGAGACTGTCCTTTCTGTATCCTCGAAGCGTGGATTACACGCTCCTTAACCCTCGATCTCACCCTCGACGCTCCTTCCAAGATCCAAAGCTGCCTTAAAATCTTCGCCGAGCACTTCCGGTTCGGTCTACAAGAGGACGCGCATGAGTTCTTGCGGTACGTTATCGATGCTTGCCATAACACGTGTCTGCGTTTAAAGAAGTTGCGGCTAAAGGGAAGTGAAGGAGGAATAGAAGAAGCTGTCAATGACAATACCGTAGTTAAGGAGATATTTGGGGGTGCTTTGCAAAGCCAGGTTAAGTGTTTGGGGTGTGGTGGGGCGTCAAATAAGGTTGATGAGATTATGGATATTAGCCTTGATATTTTGAATAGTGGTTCACTTAAGGAAGCTATGCATAAGTTCTTTCAGCCTGAAGTTTTGGATGGGAATAATAAGTACAAGTGTGAGAA TTGTAAGAAATTGATGGCAGCAAGGAAGCAACTGTCTATACGTCAAGCACCTAATATCCTTGTGGTTCAACTGAAG AGATTTGAGGGAATCTTTGGTGGGAAGATTAATAGGCCTGTCACATTCAAAGAAGTTTTGGTTCTTTCAAGCTTCATGTGCAAAGCTAGCCAG GATCCACGGCCAGAGTATAGCCTATTTGGTACTATTGTTCACTCAGGGTCCTCACCAGAATCTGGACACTATTATGCATATATCAAG GAAGCAATGGGCAGGTGGTATTGTTGCAATGACTCCTTTGTCTCACTTTCAACCCTTCAGGAGGTCTTGTCAGAGAAGGtttatattcttttcttttctcgtACTAACCAAAGGCCTGGGTCTTTGAGCACTACATTTTCTTCCAATGGAGCTAGACCACATGTTTCTAATGGAAGTGAGACATCCAAAGTCTTGAAAGCTGTCCAATTGAAACCGGTCCAAACAAAACCTTTTGTTGAGCAATTTTCACAGAATGATAAGGTTGGGAAACAGTCTTCAACCCCACGGGTGAAATTCAACATTTCTGAAAAATCTGGTCCCAAAAAGCTTCCAATTACGGTTAATGGAAAAGTTGAGTTCCATAAGACTCAAAACATCACCGTGAATGGAGTTTCAAAGGATTCAATTCATGTGGACAAGAATAAGAAAGatatgttgccattgatgaacagGAATGTTATTGACAAGAGCAGAAAAGTTGATACTGGTGGTAGTGAAAAAAGCCAACCATTTGCATTGACAAATGGAAATTCTATGAAATCAGATCCTTTTGTAGTTAATGGTAGCAGTAGGATGGCAGTTGGAGTTGAGGTTAATAATGCTCATTTTGATGCCTGTGATAACTCAAAGCAAAAGAAATCAGAAGATTCATCTGATATCTCAGAAGCAAAGCAAAAATTAGAAGATTCTTGTGATATCTTAGGGCCACATAGAAAATCTGAAGATTCCTGTAATGTTTTAGGGtcaaaaagaaaatggaactgTTCCTTTAATTTCTCAGGGCTAAAGAGAAAACCGGAAGCCTCTTGTGATATTTTGGGGCCAAATAGAGAACCAAAGGACTCTTGTGGTAACTCAAGTCTAATGACAAAACTAAAAGACTCCTGTGTTAACTCAGAGCCAAATGAAAAATTGAGAGATTGCTGTGATTACTCGGCGGTTAAGAAAATAGAAGACTTTTGTGATTTATCCATGCTGGCAGGAAAGTCCTGTCTTTTGTTTTCCCGAGATGTTCGATCTCGTGCAGAAGTGGAAAACATGAAAGAAAT GTTGAAAAAAGAAGCTTCTTCAGTTTTGCGATCCTGTGGCTGGTACTATAATGTttacaatttcatgaatttgaagAAGCAGTCATATGCGCTGGAGATTGGAAACACCCTGAGTGGCAATGATTTAGA GAAGAAGTTGATTGCAGATGCAAAGGCCAGTTTTATTCGACAAATACCCGAACCACTAAAGGAAGAACTAATCAAACTTATCCAATGTTTTAGCCAAAGAAAACTAGAACATCCAATTCCTTGA
- the LOC107928242 gene encoding uncharacterized protein, giving the protein MASSFALASGTSPSFLPSNTLKPKHSPLRRPLAAINIRSESMATEKLGIKVETNPSESKLSQHGVRQWPKWGCPPSKFPWTYSSKETCYLLEGKVKVYPDGSNDFVEIGAGDLVEFPKGMSCTWEVSVAVDKHYKFE; this is encoded by the exons atggCATCCTCTTTTGCCTTAGCTTCTGGAACCTCACCTTCATTCTTACCCTCTAACACCCTCAAACCCAAACATTCACCGCTTCGTCGTCCTTTGGCGGCTATTAACATAAGATCCGAAAGCATGGCTACTGAGAAACTCGGCATCAAAGTTGAAACCAACCCCTCAGAATCCAAGCTTTCTCAGCATGGTGTACGCCAGTGGCCCAA gTGGGGTTGTCCTCCTAGTAAATTCCCATGGACATATAGTTCAAAAGAGACATGTTACCTATTGGAAGGGAAAGTCAAGGTATACCCTGATGGTAGCAATGACTTTGTTGAAATTGGTGCTGGTGATTTAGTTGAGTTTCCTAAAGGGATGAGTTGCACTTGGGAAGTTTCAGTGGCTGTTGACAAACACTATAAGTTTGAGTGA
- the LOC107928375 gene encoding ribokinase: MEGIAFSPSNNFNCYPQIHPIKTLIPIPFRFCNYKTNNPNQSLLSFSINSSKTTQTPITQPPPLVVVGSANADIYVEIDRLPTEGETISAKNGQTLAGGKGANQATCGAKLSYPTYFVGQVGDDAHGKLITQALGNGGVRLEYLKNLGGGVPTGHAVVMLQSNGQNSIIIVGGANMSSWPDKLSDQDLDVVKNAGIVLLQREIPDSVNIQVAKAAKGAGVTVIMDAGGMDAPMPQELLKFVDIFSPNESELRRLTGMPTDNFEQISQAAAKCHKMGVKQVLVKLGAKGSALFIEGEEPITQPIIPAAQVVDTTGAGDTFTASFAVALVEGKSKRECLNFAAAAASLCVQVKGAIPSMPDRKSILNLLQSV, encoded by the exons ATGGAAGGGATCGCCTTTTCACCATCAAATAATTTCAATTGCTATCCCCAAATCCATCCCATCAAAACCCTAATCCCAATCCCATTTCGATTCTGCAATTACAAAACGAATAACCCAAACCAATCCCTTCTTTCCTTTTCCATAAACTCAAGCAAAACCACCCAAACCCCAATAACCCAACCCCCACCATTAGTCGTAGTTGGCTCAGCAAATGCTGATATCTATGTGGAGATCGACAGATTACCCACGGAAGGAGAGACTATTTCAGCCAAAAATGGTCAAACTCTTGCAGGAGGCAAAGGAGCTAACCAGGCCACCTGTGGTGCTAAACTTTCTTACCCAACATATTTTGTGGGGCAAGTAGGTGATGATGCGCATGGGAAATTGATAACTCAGGCATTGGGGAATGGTGGGGTTCGTTTGGAGTATTTGAAGAACTTGGGTGGTGGTGTTCCTACTGGTCATGCTGTGGTGATGTTACAATCTAATGGGCAGAATTCGATCATCATTGTTGGTGGTGCTAATATGAGTTCTTGGCCTGACAAGTTGTCTGATCAGGACTTGGATGTTGTTAAAAATGCTGGCATTGTTTTGCTTCAGAGGGAAATCCCTGATTCTGTTAACATTCAAGTTGCTAAG GCTGCAAAGGGTGCTGGTGTTACCGTAATTATGGATGCTGGTGGAATGGATGCACCAATGCCCCAAGAACTTCTAAAGTTTGTTGATATCTTTAGCCCAAATGAATCTGAACTCAGACGATTGACAGGAATGCCTACCGATAATTTTGAGCAGATTAGTCAAGCGGCTGCAAAATGTCACAAAATG GGTGTTAAGCAAGTTCTTGTGAAACTTGGGGCCAAGGGATCTGCTTTATTCATAGAAGGTGAGGAACCAATTACACAGCCTATCATTCCTGCCGCACAAGTTGTAGATACAACAGGAGCTGGGGATACATTTACGGCATCCTTTGCTGTGGCTCTCGTAGAAGGAAAGTCCAAAAGGGAATGCTTGAACTTTGCTG CTGCAGCAGCCTCTCTTTGTGTTCAAGTGAAGGGAGCCATTCCTAGCATGCCTGACCGAAAATCAATTTTGAATCTTCTTCAGTCTGTATGA
- the LOC121203396 gene encoding trifunctional UDP-glucose 4,6-dehydratase/UDP-4-keto-6-deoxy-D-glucose 3,5-epimerase/UDP-4-keto-L-rhamnose-reductase RHM1-like, with protein MHFAAQTHVNNLFENNFEFTKNNIYGTHVLLEACKVTGQIRRFIHVSTDEVYGETDEDVIVGNHEASQLLPINPYSATKAGAEMLVMAYSRSYGLPGITTRGNNVYGPNQFLEKLILKFILLAMRGKTLPIHRDGSNVRSYLHCEDVAETFEVILHKGEVGHVYNVGTKKEMGGIDVAKDICKLFSMDPETNIQCVES; from the coding sequence ATGCATTTCGCAGCCCAAACTCATGTCAATAACTTGTTCGAGAACAACTTTGAGTTTACCAAGAACAATATCTATGGCACACATGTCTTGCTTGAGGCTTGTAAAGTCACTGGCCAGATTAGGAGGTTTATCCATGTGAGCACGGATGAGGTGTATGGAGAGACGGATGAGGATGTGATTGTAGGAAACCATGAGGCTTCTCAACTTCTCCCGATAAACCCATACTCGGCAACGAAAGCTGGTGCTGAAATGCTTGTAATGGCGTATAGTAGGTCATACGGGTTACCGGGGATTACTACCCGTGGAAATAATGTTTATGGTCCTAACCAATTCCTCGAAAAATTGATTCTGAAGTTCATCCTCTTAGCGATGAGAGGGAAGACTCTTCCAATTCATAGGGATGGTTCTAATGTAAGGAGTTATTTACATTGTGAAGATGTGGCTGAGACATTTGAAGTCATTCTACACAAGGGTGAAGTTGGCCATGTTTATAATGTCGGGACGAAGAAGGAAATGGGAGGGATTGATGTAGCCAAAGATATATGCAAGCTTTTCTCGATGGATCCTGAGACAAACATCCAGTGTGTTGAAAGCTGA